A single window of Anaerocolumna chitinilytica DNA harbors:
- a CDS encoding ATP-binding cassette domain-containing protein, with protein sequence MEHDYIEIVGARANNLKNISLKIPKKKITIFTGVSGSGKSSIVFETIAQEAGRQLNETFSKFVQTFLPKYGHPDVDEIKNLSLAIIVDQKRIGGNSRSTLGTITDINPLIRLLFSRIGQPHVGPSSFFSFNDPNGMCKTCEGIGRIVTLDMEKALDKEKSLNEGAILLPGYKPGSWQWKGYAATGFFDCDKKIKDYTEEEYEKLVYCKPVKLNSTVMEGINTTYAGLAERFIMQYIKTDYEKSEASQKKISPFTTEMQCPDCGGKRYNETILSAKIMGYSISDFTALQVDELLRLIQQIKDDGVRPIIVNLSERLKDLIDIGLDYVSLDRETSTLSGGESQRVKMVKHLTSSLTDAMYIFDEPSIGLHPRDVHRLNELLVKLRDKGNTVIVVEHDPDVIKAADYIIDVGPKAGTKGGKIMFEGSFQDLLTSGTLTGEYLGQHLPIKNPPRKSTKFLETKKSSLHNLKNVSLRIPKGIFTVVTGVAGSGKSTLVNGVFAKEYKEAVNIDQSAVSANLRSNPATFTGIMDQIRKLFADENKVSAGLFSYNSEGACEACKGRGFIETDLSFMDSVETVCEVCGGKRFKLEVLQYKYNGKSIVEVLDMTIAEAVEFFPQKEILNKLKYIVEVGLHYMTLGQPLDTLSGGECQRLKLAKELSQKGNIYILDEPTTGLHMSDITGILNIIDRLVEKGNTVIVIEHNLDVIRRADWIIDVGPEGGSKGGRILFEGTPADLKNCKESITAKYL encoded by the coding sequence ATGGAGCATGATTATATTGAGATTGTTGGTGCGCGAGCAAATAATTTAAAGAATATCAGTTTAAAAATTCCCAAAAAGAAAATAACCATTTTTACCGGAGTATCAGGCTCCGGTAAATCCTCTATCGTTTTTGAGACAATTGCTCAGGAAGCCGGCAGGCAGTTAAATGAAACCTTTAGTAAATTTGTACAGACCTTCCTGCCTAAGTACGGGCATCCGGATGTGGATGAAATTAAGAACCTGTCTTTAGCCATTATTGTAGATCAGAAGAGGATCGGCGGAAACTCTCGCTCAACCCTTGGAACCATAACAGATATTAATCCATTGATAAGGCTTCTATTCTCCAGAATCGGACAACCTCATGTAGGTCCTTCTTCCTTTTTTTCTTTCAATGATCCTAATGGCATGTGCAAGACATGTGAAGGCATCGGAAGAATTGTCACACTGGATATGGAAAAGGCCTTGGATAAAGAAAAATCCCTAAATGAAGGGGCGATTCTGTTACCAGGCTATAAACCAGGTTCCTGGCAATGGAAAGGCTATGCCGCTACCGGTTTTTTCGACTGTGATAAAAAGATAAAGGATTACACGGAAGAGGAATATGAAAAACTTGTTTACTGCAAACCCGTTAAGCTTAACTCTACCGTCATGGAGGGTATTAATACTACCTATGCAGGACTTGCCGAACGATTCATCATGCAATACATTAAAACCGATTATGAAAAATCAGAGGCGTCCCAGAAAAAGATTTCTCCATTCACTACCGAAATGCAGTGCCCGGACTGCGGCGGAAAGCGATATAACGAAACGATATTATCTGCAAAGATTATGGGGTATTCTATTTCAGATTTCACAGCCCTTCAAGTGGACGAGCTCCTTCGCTTGATTCAACAGATAAAGGATGATGGTGTAAGACCTATTATTGTTAACCTGTCTGAACGTTTAAAGGACCTTATCGATATCGGACTGGATTACGTCAGTCTTGACAGGGAGACTTCTACCTTATCCGGCGGAGAATCCCAGCGGGTTAAGATGGTAAAGCACTTAACCAGCAGTTTGACGGATGCTATGTATATTTTTGATGAACCCAGTATTGGGTTGCATCCAAGAGATGTTCACAGGCTGAATGAACTTCTGGTGAAATTAAGAGATAAGGGAAATACGGTGATTGTAGTTGAACATGATCCCGATGTAATAAAGGCTGCTGATTATATCATTGATGTGGGGCCAAAAGCCGGGACCAAAGGCGGAAAGATAATGTTTGAAGGAAGCTTCCAAGATTTATTAACCTCCGGAACGCTCACCGGTGAATATCTGGGCCAGCATCTGCCTATAAAGAATCCACCAAGGAAAAGCACAAAATTCTTAGAAACGAAAAAGAGCAGCCTGCACAACCTTAAAAATGTCAGTTTAAGAATACCAAAAGGAATCTTCACAGTTGTAACCGGTGTAGCCGGTTCTGGCAAATCTACTCTGGTCAACGGCGTATTTGCAAAGGAATACAAGGAAGCCGTAAATATCGACCAGTCGGCTGTCAGTGCGAATCTAAGGTCTAATCCAGCTACCTTTACCGGGATCATGGATCAGATACGTAAATTATTTGCTGATGAGAATAAGGTGAGTGCCGGATTATTCAGCTATAATTCTGAGGGTGCCTGCGAGGCTTGTAAAGGACGAGGCTTCATCGAAACAGATCTGTCTTTTATGGACTCTGTTGAAACTGTCTGTGAAGTATGCGGCGGAAAACGGTTTAAGTTAGAAGTCCTCCAATATAAATACAACGGTAAATCCATTGTCGAAGTATTGGATATGACCATAGCAGAAGCTGTTGAATTCTTTCCGCAGAAAGAAATATTAAATAAGCTAAAATATATCGTCGAAGTTGGACTTCATTATATGACACTTGGTCAGCCTCTGGATACTCTCTCCGGTGGAGAATGTCAGAGATTAAAACTTGCCAAGGAGTTAAGCCAGAAAGGTAATATCTACATCTTGGATGAACCGACCACAGGTTTGCATATGTCAGATATTACTGGTATCTTAAATATAATTGACCGGCTTGTAGAAAAAGGAAATACCGTAATAGTCATTGAGCATAATCTGGACGTTATTCGGCGTGCCGACTGGATTATCGATGTCGGTCCGGAAGGCGGCAGCAAAGGCGGAAGGATTCTTTTTGAAGGAACACCGGCGGATTTAAAAAACTGTAAAGAATCAATAACTGCTAAATATTTATAA
- a CDS encoding AraC family transcriptional regulator gives MIEKLTGTKETVFHPENLQVRLHINVEYEDYPMHWHTDTEIIMPIENTYTVLINKEKYLLNPGDIMIIPSGEIHQLYAPPTGKRYILQCDSALLGGLYGIDSISSDFYPCVYIQSITGQAYQKQLSNILHQVADEYLTHPPLYEASIASLLTSFFVIVGRNCLNRERQHTSSVKKKQHQYIDKFLHICQYINEHCAEDLTIDELARLAGFSKYHFSRLFYNFTGVTFYDYLIKRRIIFAEGLLADPNLSVIEIAMQSGFNSLSTFNRNFRAVKKCTPTEYRGMHSSRQIQCPEELDVKITSIL, from the coding sequence ATGATTGAAAAGCTAACAGGTACCAAAGAAACTGTTTTTCATCCTGAGAATCTGCAGGTACGCCTTCATATTAATGTAGAATATGAAGATTATCCAATGCACTGGCATACGGACACAGAGATTATTATGCCTATTGAAAACACCTATACCGTTCTCATTAACAAGGAGAAGTACCTTCTAAATCCAGGGGATATTATGATTATTCCTTCCGGTGAAATACACCAGTTATATGCTCCTCCTACAGGGAAGCGTTACATTCTCCAATGCGACAGTGCTTTACTGGGTGGATTATATGGAATTGATTCAATCAGCAGTGATTTCTATCCTTGTGTTTATATTCAATCTATAACCGGCCAAGCATATCAGAAGCAGCTATCAAACATACTTCATCAGGTGGCGGATGAATATTTGACCCATCCCCCTCTTTATGAAGCTTCGATTGCCTCCCTTTTAACATCTTTTTTTGTGATAGTGGGAAGAAACTGCTTGAACAGAGAACGTCAGCATACCAGCAGTGTCAAAAAAAAGCAGCATCAATATATCGATAAATTCCTTCATATCTGTCAATACATCAATGAACACTGTGCCGAGGACCTTACCATTGATGAACTGGCTAGATTAGCAGGATTTAGCAAATACCATTTTTCAAGGCTTTTTTATAATTTTACCGGTGTAACTTTCTATGATTATCTTATTAAAAGGAGAATTATCTTTGCCGAAGGACTTTTAGCCGATCCTAATTTATCGGTTATTGAAATTGCCATGCAAAGCGGCTTTAACAGTCTTTCTACCTTTAACCGGAATTTCAGAGCGGTTAAGAAATGCACCCCTACGGAATACAGAGGCATGCATTCTTCCAGACAGATTCAATGTCCTGAAGAACTCGATGTCAAGATTACGTCTATTCTATAA
- a CDS encoding glycosyl hydrolase family 8: protein MADGAYFTGNYPNLLREAGLSEEEIDSRIQEAFHTIFFDEKEKFYFEMGEDMGYMLDTGNLDARTEGMSYGMMMAVQMNRKDIFDRLWLFSKSYMYQNSGKYEGYFAWSVAPNGKKNAEGPAPDGEEYYAMALFFASSRFGDGEAPFDYSVQAKDILKHCIHQAELVTEGAPMWEAKNHYIKFVPEAPFSDPSYHLPHFYELFGERANAEDREFWKEAAMRSRAYLKLCAHPVTGMSPEYAEFDGTPKRLFHDGQFYSDAYRVAMNIGLDAAWFHTEEELGGIIDRLQTFFREQTEFYQYHNYMIDGTALEQAALHPTAIVATNAAGSLAAKGKYRMEWVRLFLNTPLRKGERRYYDNCLYFFSLLMLSGRYRIY from the coding sequence ATGGCAGATGGAGCATATTTTACAGGGAACTACCCGAATTTATTAAGGGAAGCCGGTTTATCGGAGGAAGAGATTGATAGCAGAATACAGGAGGCCTTTCATACCATCTTCTTTGATGAGAAGGAGAAGTTCTATTTTGAGATGGGTGAGGATATGGGGTATATGCTGGATACCGGTAATCTGGACGCCAGAACGGAGGGCATGAGCTATGGTATGATGATGGCTGTCCAGATGAACAGGAAAGATATCTTTGACAGGCTTTGGCTTTTTTCAAAATCTTATATGTATCAGAACAGCGGTAAATATGAGGGGTATTTTGCCTGGTCTGTGGCACCAAATGGCAAGAAAAATGCGGAGGGTCCGGCACCGGACGGAGAAGAGTATTATGCTATGGCACTTTTCTTTGCCTCCAGTCGATTTGGGGACGGGGAGGCACCTTTTGATTACAGTGTGCAAGCAAAGGATATCTTGAAACACTGTATTCACCAGGCAGAGCTGGTTACAGAAGGTGCACCTATGTGGGAGGCTAAGAATCATTACATCAAATTCGTACCGGAAGCTCCTTTCTCCGATCCTTCTTACCATTTGCCGCATTTCTACGAGCTGTTCGGAGAAAGAGCGAATGCAGAAGACCGTGAATTCTGGAAAGAGGCAGCTATGAGAAGCCGTGCTTATCTTAAGCTCTGTGCTCATCCGGTTACCGGTATGTCACCGGAGTATGCAGAATTTGACGGAACACCAAAGCGTCTGTTTCATGACGGACAGTTCTACTCCGATGCCTACCGGGTTGCTATGAATATTGGTTTGGATGCTGCCTGGTTTCATACAGAGGAAGAACTGGGGGGCATTATTGACAGACTACAAACTTTCTTTCGTGAGCAGACAGAGTTTTATCAGTACCATAATTATATGATAGATGGTACTGCACTGGAACAGGCAGCTCTGCATCCGACGGCCATTGTGGCTACGAATGCAGCAGGGTCTCTTGCAGCAAAGGGAAAGTATAGAATGGAATGGGTAAGACTTTTTCTGAATACCCCTTTAAGAAAAGGTGAAAGAAGGTACTATGATAATTGCCTTTATTTCTTCAGCCTTTTGATGTTAAGCGGAAGATATCGAATTTATTAG